The DNA region TGCTCGCGTTCGTCGGGATCCATCACGCCGCGTCGACGCTGCTCATCGCCGGCACCGAAGAGCAGCGTCGGCGCCACCTGCCGGCGATCCTCGGCGGTGAGATCTGGGTGCAGGGTTTCTCCGAACCCGAAGCCGGATCAGACCTCGCCTCGCTGCGCACCACCGCGCGCCGTGTCGGCGACGAGTACATCGTCAGCGGCCAGAAGCTCTGGGCCAGTGGCGGTATGCACGCCGACTGGTGCCTGCTGCTCGCCCGCACCGACCCGGAAGCCCCCAAGCGGAAAGGGATCTCGTACTTCCTTCTCGACATGGCGAGCCCAGGGGTCGACGTGCGGCCCATCCGCAACGCGGTCGGCGATTCGCACTTCTGCGAGATCTTCCTCGATGAGGTGCACATCCCGGCGGCCAACCTGATCGGTGCGGAGAACGCGGGCTGGCAGGTGGCGCAGGAAACGCTCGGAGCTGAACGCGGAATGACGATGCTTGAGCTGGCCGAACGGCTCGGCAACGCGGGATTCCGATGGCTGCTGCAGTCCGCCCCGGTTGACGACCCCGTCGTCGCCGACCGGCTCGCGCAGTTCGAGATCGAGCTCACCGGCCTCCGCGGGATGTGCCGCCGACTCGTCGAGCGCGGCGCATCCGGTCCGGCCGACGCGTCGATCGTCAAGCTGTACTACAGCGAGCTGCTGCAACGACTCACCGACTTCGGTGCCGAGATCGGCGGGCCCGGAGCCCACACAGTCCTGAGCAAGCCCATGTCCAGCGGGTGGGAGTCGGGCTCCTGGGTGCTCGATTTCATCGGCTCCTGGGAGTGGACGATCCCCGGTGGTGCCAGCGAGATCCAACGCACCATCATCGCCGAACGCGGTCTGGGGCTGCCCCGAGAGCCGAGCGCGGTCTGATGTCGGCCACCGAATTCGCGGAGTTCCACGACGAACTCCGATCCGTCGCCGGTGACCTGCTCGCCAAGGAGCGCGAGGTGGGGTGGGCGGCGCTGGTCGACGCCGGATGGGCCGGGCTGGAGGTGCCGGAACCGCTCGGCGGTGCCGGAGCCACCTTCGGCGAGACCGCAGTGATCCTCGAGCAGATCGGCCGGTCAGCCGGCACGAACAGCTTCCTCGGCGGTGCGGTACTCAGTGTGGGACTGCTGAAAACGTTGCAGCGCAGTGCAGCACGCGATCGGCTACTTGTCGATGTGGCCGACGGTGACAGCAGGCTTGCGGTGGTCACCGGTGACTTCGTGATCGCCGGGGGTCGCCTGTCGGGACACGCCGAGTTCGTCCCGGACGTGATCGGCGCGGACCGTCTGCTGGTGATCGCCGATGTCGGGGTGGCGGCGGTGTCCACCGCGGAGCTGGCGGTGGTCGCACAACCCGTCGTCGACGAGACCCGGCGACTGGCCGAGGTGGTCGCGGACAAGGTGGCCGTCGACGAGGTGCTGACGTGTGACGTCGACCCCGCAACGGCACGGAGCGTGCTGCAGGACCGCGCATCGGTCGCGATCGCATGCGACAGCCTGGGTCTGGCCGAGCAGATGCTCCTCGCGACAGTGGAATACGTCAAGGTCCGCCACCAGTTCGGTCGCCCCATCGGCTCGTTCCAGGCGGTCAAGCACGCCTGCGCGGACATGCGGGTCAGCATCGAGGTGGGTCGCCAGCTCGTCGACGACGCGGTTGCGCTGATCGCCGAGGGGGCGGATGCGGGTGTCGCAGCAGCGATGGCGAAAGCCCAGGTCACATCGGTCGCCGTCGACGTCGTCGGCAAGGCCATGCAACTGCACGGCGGTATCGGCTACACGTGGGAGAGCGGTGTCCACACCTACCTCAAACGCGCCCTTCTGAACCGCTCACTGTTCGGATCGCCTGCAGCACAACGACAACGAATCTCCCGCCGATATTTGTGATAGTCCGGATGAAAAGGATATGACCATGGGTGTACCCGTGTACAAACGCATTCTCGACCTGTTCGAGGCCGAGGGTGTCAACACACTGTTCGGAATCCCGGACCCCAACTTCGTGCACATGTTCTCCGAAGCAGAGGCTCGCGGATGGTCCGTGGTGGCGCCCCATCACGAACTCAGCGCCGGGTTCATGGCGGAGGCCGCGTCACGCATGACGGGCAGGCCCGGACTGTGCATCGGCACGCTCGGCCCCGGCGTCGCCAACATCGCCGGGGCGATGATGTGCGCGCTGGTGGAGAACTCGCCGGTGATCTTCCTCGGTGGCCAGCGAGCCCGCATCACCGAGCGACGGGTACGACGCGGTCGGATCCAATTCGTGCAGCAGGAAGGCCTTTTCACGCCGTCGGTCAAGTACAGTTCGTCGATCGAGTATGCCGACCAGACCGACGAGATCATCCGGGAAGCGATCCGCCGTGCGATGTCGGGCACGCCGGGACCGTCCTACGTGGAGTTCCCGTCGCATGTGATCCTCGAGGAACTCGACGTTCCGGACCCGTTGCCGCCGAGCCGATACCGGCTCGTCGACCAGGGCGCCGGTGGTCGGGAGATCGCTGAGGCGGTCAAGCTCATCAGGGAGGCGAAGAGCCCGATCCTGTTGGTGGGCCACGGTGTTCACACCTCACGTACCCAGGGTCCGGTCAGGGAGCTCGCGGAGCTGATGGCCTGCCCGGTGATCCAGACCTCCGGCGGCACGTCGTTCATCCCGGGATTGCAGGAGCGGACTTTTCCGTACCTGTTCTCCCCGGCCGCCAACCAGGCAGTCGAGGATTCCGATCTGTGTGTCGCGCTGGGCACCGAACTCGGTGAGCCGATGCACTACGGCCGGACCCAGCACTGGGCCGGAAACGACGCCAACCGCAAGTGGGTGTACGTCGAGCAAGACCCGACCGCCATCGGCGTGAACCGTGCCTTCGACGTGCCATTGGTCGGGGATCTACGAGGCGTGGTGCCGCAGCTCGTCGAGGCGCTACGGGACACCCCGCGCGCACCGTCGGCCAACCTCGATGCCCTGATCAAAGCAGACGCCGCCGAGATTGCGCGGGTGGCCGAGGACGCCCCGAGTGGCCGGACCCCGGTGCACCCGGCCCGCTATGTGGTCGAGGCGACCAAGGCGTTCGCCGAACTCACCGACGGCATCATGGTGCGCGACGGGGGCGCCACGGTGATCTTCCAGTGGACCTACTCGCAGTCCAAGCCGCGCGACGTGATCTGGAACCAGAACTTCGGGCACCTCGGCACGGGCCTGCCGTACGCCGTCGGTGCCTCGGTCGCCGAGGGTGGCAAGCGCCCGGTGATGCTGCTGACCAGTGATTCGGCGTTCCTGTTCCACATCGCGGAGTTGGAGACCGCGGCGCGACAGAATCTGCCGCTGGTCTGTGTGGTCGGTGTCGACCATCAGTGGGGGCTGGAAGTGGGCGTCTACAAGCGCACCTTCGCGCAGCCGTCCCCGCAGCCCGGTGTGCACTGGAGCAAGGACGTCCGGATGGACAAGATCGCCGAGGGCTTCGGTTGCCACGGCGAGTATGTCGAGAAGGAAGAGGAGATCGGCCCGGCGATCGCCCGCGCGTACGCCAGCGGCAAAGTAGGTGTGGTGCATGTGTGCATCGACCCGACCGCGAACTCCGAGGAGATGCCCAAGTACGACCGTTTCCGGACCTGGTATGCAGAAGGCACCCAGTAGCCGTGCGAGTTTAGGGAAGGCTAGAACCATGCGCGAATACCTGAAGTTCTACATCGACGGCCAGTGGGTTGATCCGGTCGAACCGAGAACCCTCGACGTCGACAACCCCACCACCGAGCAGGTCTCCGGCCAGATCGCCATCGGGAGTTCGGCCGACGTCGACAAGGCGGTCGAGGCCGCCCGCAAGGCGTTCGACACCTGGTCGCAGACGAGTCGGGAGGAACGCCTGGAGGTGCTCGGCAGGATCATGGCCGAGTATCAGAAGCGTGCCGCCGACCTGGCCGACGCCGTCAGCGAGGAGATGGGTGCGCCCGCATCGCTGGCCGCGGGCCCGCAGGTGAACATGGGTCTGGGTCATCTGGCCACCGCCATGGATGTGCTGAAGAACTTCCAGTTCGAGGAGCAACTCGGCAGCACCCTGGTGGTCAAGGAACCGATCGGTGTCTGCGGCCTGATCACGCCGTGGAACTGGCCGATCAACCAGATCGCCTGCAAGGTCTTCCCGGCATTGGCCACCGGCTGCACGATGGTGCTCAAGCCGTCGGAGGTGGCCCCGTACTCTGCTCAGATCTTCACCGAGATCATGGACGCGGCAGGCGTTCCCGCAGGGGTCTACAACCTCGTCTACGGTGACG from Mycobacterium sp. DL includes:
- a CDS encoding acyl-CoA dehydrogenase family protein, translating into MSELDDFRADVRAWCAEHVPADWRSRQTGVDDEEFVRFQKAWFAELHSAGFAVPHWPAEWGGGPRTRGAEMCLPVDKQVVLYQELAAHDAPRLVLAFVGIHHAASTLLIAGTEEQRRRHLPAILGGEIWVQGFSEPEAGSDLASLRTTARRVGDEYIVSGQKLWASGGMHADWCLLLARTDPEAPKRKGISYFLLDMASPGVDVRPIRNAVGDSHFCEIFLDEVHIPAANLIGAENAGWQVAQETLGAERGMTMLELAERLGNAGFRWLLQSAPVDDPVVADRLAQFEIELTGLRGMCRRLVERGASGPADASIVKLYYSELLQRLTDFGAEIGGPGAHTVLSKPMSSGWESGSWVLDFIGSWEWTIPGGASEIQRTIIAERGLGLPREPSAV
- a CDS encoding acyl-CoA dehydrogenase family protein, with product MSATEFAEFHDELRSVAGDLLAKEREVGWAALVDAGWAGLEVPEPLGGAGATFGETAVILEQIGRSAGTNSFLGGAVLSVGLLKTLQRSAARDRLLVDVADGDSRLAVVTGDFVIAGGRLSGHAEFVPDVIGADRLLVIADVGVAAVSTAELAVVAQPVVDETRRLAEVVADKVAVDEVLTCDVDPATARSVLQDRASVAIACDSLGLAEQMLLATVEYVKVRHQFGRPIGSFQAVKHACADMRVSIEVGRQLVDDAVALIAEGADAGVAAAMAKAQVTSVAVDVVGKAMQLHGGIGYTWESGVHTYLKRALLNRSLFGSPAAQRQRISRRYL
- a CDS encoding thiamine pyrophosphate-binding protein; its protein translation is MGVPVYKRILDLFEAEGVNTLFGIPDPNFVHMFSEAEARGWSVVAPHHELSAGFMAEAASRMTGRPGLCIGTLGPGVANIAGAMMCALVENSPVIFLGGQRARITERRVRRGRIQFVQQEGLFTPSVKYSSSIEYADQTDEIIREAIRRAMSGTPGPSYVEFPSHVILEELDVPDPLPPSRYRLVDQGAGGREIAEAVKLIREAKSPILLVGHGVHTSRTQGPVRELAELMACPVIQTSGGTSFIPGLQERTFPYLFSPAANQAVEDSDLCVALGTELGEPMHYGRTQHWAGNDANRKWVYVEQDPTAIGVNRAFDVPLVGDLRGVVPQLVEALRDTPRAPSANLDALIKADAAEIARVAEDAPSGRTPVHPARYVVEATKAFAELTDGIMVRDGGATVIFQWTYSQSKPRDVIWNQNFGHLGTGLPYAVGASVAEGGKRPVMLLTSDSAFLFHIAELETAARQNLPLVCVVGVDHQWGLEVGVYKRTFAQPSPQPGVHWSKDVRMDKIAEGFGCHGEYVEKEEEIGPAIARAYASGKVGVVHVCIDPTANSEEMPKYDRFRTWYAEGTQ